TGTACGTCTATATAATACAAAAAACTTACGTGTATTTTTCACTGGCCAAATTCTGGCTAGAATTCTGCCAGAATTTGGCCAGTGATTGAGTCAACTTTTTAATATTTTTAAGTTTTTTACACTAAGCTATGTTATGGGAAATTATTTTTCATATCTGCTCAAAATCAAAATCCGCCCTCCCCTCTCTCGAAAAACATTCTAAGACCATCAGAAAATAATTATATTCTTTTTAGTTAGTATTTTTACTAATAAGTTATTTATTATTAGTATTTTTACGATATAATAAACTCAAAAAAAATAAATAGGAGCTAGCTATGAAGCTTGATATAAAAGCATGCGAGCAACTAAATATTGATCGTGTAGAACTTGCAAAGATGCTTGATGTTTCGCCTGCTACTATAGCTAATTGGGATAGAGGTAAAAAAATGCCCAAGATGGCAGAGATTGCTTTAAATTTATTAATCGAAAACAGCAAGCTAAAGAAGGCAATAAAAAAATATGAATTGTTTCAAACAAATGACAATACGGTAAATAAATTTGATAATGATATGGCTAGAATAATGTCTTTTGCCGGAATGATTAAAGCACAATTTCAAAGCATAGACGACTTCAAGAGCCATAAGATACAAGACAACGAATATATGCTAAGCAGATACGGTGAGTAGATTTATGGCTAAAATTTTCTTGGATAATAATATCATCATAGACTTTTTAGTAGAAACAAGAAGGTTTAATAAGCAGGCCGTAGAATTGTTTTTAACTTTTACAGAATCAGATACTATTTGCTACTCTTATGGCAGCATTAGTGACATATATTACGTTGCTAAAAAATGTTACGACGTAGAAGACAAAATGATGATCAGTTTTTTCAAAGCGCTACTAGAGGCAGATAATTTTGAGTGTTTATCTCTTTCAAAAAATGGACTAATAAGCTCTTTTGAATATGCTACTCAACTGAACCTGCAAGGAAATCAAATAGATATTGAGGATATCACACAATACTTTTGCGCCAAAGAGAATGGTTGTGACGTAATTTATTCAAATGATAAAAAATTTCCCCAACTAGATATCCTCATAAAGAGAACTTCGCCAGAAATTCTTGATTATGTACCGAATGCAGCAAAAAACTAATATGCCGATACAATCATCTTATCAAAACCCTCCGACTTTCATATTTAAAAACAAACAAAAATATGGAAAGATAGAAGAGGATAATTTTTATATTTACAATGTAAAGTTAGACGACTACGCTTTAGACAATAGCAAGCTTCATCTATTCTACGATATATTGCCTGAAGGCGCAGACCTCTTAATTATGCGCAGATTTTTTAATCCAAAAAGCGATTTGGAGCTGTTAAAGCATCTTAACAATACCATAGGGGACTTTACTTTCTCATCATCAAATTTATATAAAGGCGAAGAGATTAAATTTTCAGATATTGATACAAGAGATTTTGATTTTCCAAACGAGATAAAAGCGGATATAAATATTAGCTCTCAAGTTTTATTTGTAAAATCAGACTCAAAGCCGCCTAAGCAGCAAAAATTATCCCTTCCCGGCTATCAACATAAGCTTCAAGCGGTTATTAAAAATAATATCATTTCCGAGAGTTACGGCGATTTAATTTTAAAGCCCGCTAATGATTATGAGAACTTAGCAATTAATGAGCATTTACATACGACTTTTTTAAAAGAATTCGGTTTTGAAGTTCCGTATAATGGACTAATCTATCATAAATATTACGACTTTTCGCACTATGTCGTTAGAAGATTTGATTTTGATGCCGATAAAAACAAGATAAGCCAAGTTAGCCTCAATGCCTTTATGCAAAGTTCTGATAAATATGAAGGAACTATTGACAAGATAGCAAAATTCTTAAACGAAGAAAACTGCCTTGATGAAGATGAAAAGATTAAATTTTTAAAATACGTCTTCGCCAACACTTTGATGTTTAATTCGGATTTTCACAAAAAGAATATCAGCTTTTTTGTAGATGGCAAAAATTTAAAGCTTACGCCCGCTTATGACGTTATAAACACATTTCCTATTACTAAGATGTTAAACGAGCAAACAACACTGCCTATTAACGGCAAAAAGAGTAGCATTAACATAGCCGACATAATAGAGATAGGCAAAAAATTAGGCATTAAAGACGAAAATCGTCTAGCTAGTGAGCTTGAGAATATGATAGAAATTTATAAAACAAGATACCCTGAGTATCTTGCAAGGCTAAAAGATATAAAAGGCATAAAAAACTACGAAAATTTTTTTAGAAAGTTACTACAATCTTACAGTATTCAAATCAGAGGCTTTGAGAAGAGATCCAAAACATGGAAGCTATAAATATTTTTGACAACAATACTCCTGTTGGAGTTCTAAAAATATCATCTCATGGCAAGAATGAAACCTACTTCTTTGAATATTGCAATAGCTGGATTTCTTCAGGATACGAGATAGATCCGAATTTGCCGCTCACAAAACAAAATTTTATATCTAAAGAAATTTGGAGTGTTTTTGAAGATATTAGTCCAGGAATATGGGGTAAAATAATTCAAACTAGAAAAGCAGGAAGCAATTTAACTACAAGCGAATATATGCTTGGAGTGAGCGATTATTTCAGGATAGGCTCATTAAGGCTGATGGTTGATAATGTGTTTGTTTCGCCTACGTCAGACACTCCAAAGCCTACTAAACTTAATGAGCTTTCAGCCTCTATCATAAACATAGAAAAAGGCGAGAGCGCTCCTGAAGATTTAAAAAATTTAATCGAACCCAGCGGAAGTCTTGGCGGTGCTAGACCAAAAGCTAGTATTATGAAGGATGGATGGCTATATATTGCCAAATTTCCGTCCATAAAGGATGAATACAGGCAGATAAGCAGATGTGAAAAGACTATGCTAGATGCTGCAAAGATAGCAAAAATAAATGTCTGCGAGAGCGAACTATTTGAAGTTAAGAGCGGCACAGGATTGCTTGTAAAAAGGTTTGATAGGAATGAGGAAGCAAGGATTCCGTTTAAATCGGCTATGACAATGCTGGGAGTTAAAGAAGGCATTAGTAGCGAGAGTAAAAGCTACTGTGATTTAGCCTTTTTACTAGACACAAAGAACAAAAAAGAGCTTTTTAGACGAATGGTCTTTAACGGGCTTTTTGGAAACACTGACGACCATCTAAGAAATCACGCAATACTTTATGATAAAGACACAAAGAGTTGGAATTTATCTCCTGCTTTTGATATAACCCCTGAAACCATATCTTATTCTAAGCAAAACCACGCTTTAAATTTTATAGATTATAAAAATTTACCGGACATAAATCTATTTGATTCCATCAAAGAATTCTTTGAAGTAAGCAGCTCAGATTTTAAAGAGATTTTATCAGATATGTTTAATGCCAGAGAGCAGTTTGAAACTATTGCGAGAAGCAATGGAGTTAATTCAGACAACTTAAAGATGTTAAAAAATAACTATATGCAAAACTTTCGGAACTTATAGTAGCCTGCACTAAACTCCAATTATTTATTTAAAGATCAGAAATAATTTTTGTAATACCTTAAGCCTTGAGTAAAATTTTTTAAATCTCTTCTTGAGTAGAACCTAAAATCTCTATAAGAGCCGTCTTTGTCGTCTTGACTATAAACAAAATGCACTCCGCCGCCATTAGCTTCTTCAAAAATCTCTTTAAACTCTCTATTGTTAGTGTTATTAA
This region of Campylobacter sp. RM16192 genomic DNA includes:
- a CDS encoding helix-turn-helix domain-containing protein — encoded protein: MKLDIKACEQLNIDRVELAKMLDVSPATIANWDRGKKMPKMAEIALNLLIENSKLKKAIKKYELFQTNDNTVNKFDNDMARIMSFAGMIKAQFQSIDDFKSHKIQDNEYMLSRYGE
- a CDS encoding type II toxin-antitoxin system VapC family toxin, which produces MAKIFLDNNIIIDFLVETRRFNKQAVELFLTFTESDTICYSYGSISDIYYVAKKCYDVEDKMMISFFKALLEADNFECLSLSKNGLISSFEYATQLNLQGNQIDIEDITQYFCAKENGCDVIYSNDKKFPQLDILIKRTSPEILDYVPNAAKN
- a CDS encoding type II toxin-antitoxin system HipA family toxin, whose amino-acid sequence is MQQKTNMPIQSSYQNPPTFIFKNKQKYGKIEEDNFYIYNVKLDDYALDNSKLHLFYDILPEGADLLIMRRFFNPKSDLELLKHLNNTIGDFTFSSSNLYKGEEIKFSDIDTRDFDFPNEIKADINISSQVLFVKSDSKPPKQQKLSLPGYQHKLQAVIKNNIISESYGDLILKPANDYENLAINEHLHTTFLKEFGFEVPYNGLIYHKYYDFSHYVVRRFDFDADKNKISQVSLNAFMQSSDKYEGTIDKIAKFLNEENCLDEDEKIKFLKYVFANTLMFNSDFHKKNISFFVDGKNLKLTPAYDVINTFPITKMLNEQTTLPINGKKSSINIADIIEIGKKLGIKDENRLASELENMIEIYKTRYPEYLARLKDIKGIKNYENFFRKLLQSYSIQIRGFEKRSKTWKL
- a CDS encoding type II toxin-antitoxin system HipA family toxin, with product MEAINIFDNNTPVGVLKISSHGKNETYFFEYCNSWISSGYEIDPNLPLTKQNFISKEIWSVFEDISPGIWGKIIQTRKAGSNLTTSEYMLGVSDYFRIGSLRLMVDNVFVSPTSDTPKPTKLNELSASIINIEKGESAPEDLKNLIEPSGSLGGARPKASIMKDGWLYIAKFPSIKDEYRQISRCEKTMLDAAKIAKINVCESELFEVKSGTGLLVKRFDRNEEARIPFKSAMTMLGVKEGISSESKSYCDLAFLLDTKNKKELFRRMVFNGLFGNTDDHLRNHAILYDKDTKSWNLSPAFDITPETISYSKQNHALNFIDYKNLPDINLFDSIKEFFEVSSSDFKEILSDMFNAREQFETIARSNGVNSDNLKMLKNNYMQNFRNL